In Pseudomonadota bacterium, the sequence CTGTCCGCGACGTGGTGCTTCGCCTTCGGGGGCATCATCCATTTCGAGTACGGTTGTGCCGGTTCCAACATCTGTTGCGAGTCGGGAGGCGACACGGACACGGACACGGACACGGACACGGACACGGACACGGACACGGACAGCGACACCGACATCTGCTCGCCCGCCGCGGAGATCGAGTGCGACGGGAGCAGCTACGCGAGCACGTACGACACCGGCTCCACCGATCTCATCGACTCCTATGCCGGGTGCAGCGCCACGAACGAGACCGGACGCGAGTACGTGTTCGAGTACACGCCCGCGACGAGCGGCGACGTCACGATCAACATGTACGGCGGCTGGACCACCGGGAACATCGACCTGTTCCTCCTCGAGAACTGGTGCGACCCCGACAGCTGCATCGCCAAGTCGACCGGCACGAGCTCCAACGGCACGATCGAGCGGTACCTCACGGCGGGCACGACCTACTACATCGTCGTCGACGGGTACGCGGGCGCCGGGGGCGACTTCGGCCTCACGATGACGTGCCACGAGGATCCCGGGTTCCTGAAGATGTCGTTCTGGGAGAAGATCATGTTCTACCCCTACAACGCGCACCGCATCCTGGTCGGCCCGTCGACCTCGACGAACCCGACGACGTCGTCCTGGACCGTCCTCGCGGACGCGATCGACATGAACGACGTGACCTACAGCTGGACGCAGGGCTACACCGTGGACGTCTCGGACTGGTCGGGGACGGCGATCCGGTTCGCCTTCCACTACTACGGCGAGTCCTTCGACGACAAGTGGTACCTCGACGACGTGTGCGTGGGCGTGGACGCGGACACCGACGGCGACCCGGACTCGTGCTTCTACCAGGAGGGGTTCGAGGTGCCCGGGTATCCCAGCCTTCCCATGGGGTGGGTGACGTACGACGGCCCGGACAACGACTGCTCGGTCGATTGGCGCACGTCGCTCGACAACTACCACACGGGCATCACCTCCGCCCTGCGCGAGTACCCGGAGTCGGGCGAGACGTCGGACAGCTACCTGATCAGCCCGGCCATCTCGCTGCCGTAGCCGAGGAGCTCCCTACTCTTCCATGTCGACGATGAGCCGGGTCGTCTGCCCCGGCCGGATGACGAACCACCGCTGGACGGATCTGGGGAAGTCGGGGTTGGTGAACACCGCCTGGTGCCTCCCCGCCGATAGCTTGAGCGGCGACGTCGGCAGGAAGGGCAGCTCGCCGCGCGGTTTCCTCCCGTCGATGCGGATCTCCGCCCAAGGTGAGGCGTTCGCCACGAGGAAGCCGAAGCCGCGCGGTCTCTCGTTCGCCGGCGCCCCTTCCTCCGCGACGCCCGCGTCGGTCCCGGCGTCCACTGCCCGCGGCGCAGGCGGCGTGACCGGCGGTTTCCGTGCGTCCATAGGAGGCGCGCCCGCATCCTCCTGGGCGCCGCCGTCCGCCTCCGCCGATTCGTTCGCGCGACCGTCGTCCGGCCAGCGCAGCCAGGCGGTCGCGAGCCCGGCCGCGATCAGGGCGGCGGCGACCATCGCGGCGATCACCCCGCGGTTGCGCCGGCGCTTGCGGGCGGACTGTGGCGCATCGGAGCGGAACGACGCGGATCGGACCTCCGAGGCGAACGACGCGAGCTCGGCGCGCACCGCCCCGCGCCCCCCGCTCGCCGCCTGCCGCGTCAGCCGCGACTGCAGCTCGACGACCAGCTCACCGACCCGGGACGGGGAAAACGCGC encodes:
- a CDS encoding choice-of-anchor J domain-containing protein translates to LSATWCFAFGGIIHFEYGCAGSNICCESGGDTDTDTDTDTDTDTDTDSDTDICSPAAEIECDGSSYASTYDTGSTDLIDSYAGCSATNETGREYVFEYTPATSGDVTINMYGGWTTGNIDLFLLENWCDPDSCIAKSTGTSSNGTIERYLTAGTTYYIVVDGYAGAGGDFGLTMTCHEDPGFLKMSFWEKIMFYPYNAHRILVGPSTSTNPTTSSWTVLADAIDMNDVTYSWTQGYTVDVSDWSGTAIRFAFHYYGESFDDKWYLDDVCVGVDADTDGDPDSCFYQEGFEVPGYPSLPMGWVTYDGPDNDCSVDWRTSLDNYHTGITSALREYPESGETSDSYLISPAISLP